The following proteins are co-located in the Palaemon carinicauda isolate YSFRI2023 chromosome 30, ASM3689809v2, whole genome shotgun sequence genome:
- the LOC137623618 gene encoding streptococcal hemagglutinin-like, whose amino-acid sequence MASHSLPESPATNKQIYVPKMASHSLPESPATIDSHSLPESPATSKQIYVPKTASHSLPQSPTTMASHSLPESPATSKQIYVPKTASHSLPQSPTTMASHSLPESPATSKQIYVPKMASHSLPESPATSKQIYVPKVASHSLPESPATSKEIYVPKVASHSLPESSATSKQIYVPKMASHSLPESHTTRKQIYIPKMASHSLPESPATMDSHSLPESPTTSKQIYVPKMASHSLLESPATSTRYQKAPRLALVTRKPRD is encoded by the coding sequence ATGGCCAGTCACTCGTTACCAGAAAGCCCCGCGACTAACAAACAAATATACGTACCTAAAATGGCCAGTCACTCGTTACCAGAAAGCCCCGCGACTATAGACAGTCACTCGTTACCAGAAAGCCCCGCGACTAGCAAACAAATATACGTACCTAAAACGGCCAGTCACTCGTTACCACAAAGCCCCACGACTATGGCCAGTCACTCGTTACCAGAAAGCCCCGCGACTAGCAAACAAATATACGTACCTAAAACGGCCAGTCACTCGTTACCACAAAGCCCCACGACTATGGCCAGTCACTCGTTACCAGAAAGTCCTGCGACTAGCAAACAAATATACGTACCTAAAATGGCCAGTCACTCGTTACCAGAAAGCCCCGCGACTAGCAAACAAATATACGTACCTAAAGTGGCCAGTCACTCGTTACCAGAAAGCCCCGCGACTAGCAAAGAAATATACGTACCTAAAGTGGCCAGTCACTCGTTACCAGAAAGCTCCGCGACTAGCAAACAAATATACGTACCTAAAATGGCCAGTCACTCGTTACCAGAAAGCCACACGACTAGGAAACAAATATACATACCTAAAATGGCCAGTCACTCGTTACCAGAAAGCCCCGCGACTATGGACAGTCACTCGTTACCAGAAAGCCCCACGACTAGCAAACAAATATACGTACCTAAAATGGCCAGTCACTCGTTACTAGAAAGCCCCGCGACTAGCACTCGTTACCAGAAAGCCCCGCGACTAGCACTCGTTACCAGAAAGCCCCGCGACTAG